The proteins below come from a single Gossypium raimondii isolate GPD5lz chromosome 2, ASM2569854v1, whole genome shotgun sequence genomic window:
- the LOC105788271 gene encoding late embryogenesis abundant protein At1g64065 has protein sequence MQEDPQAKSLAPIEDHPRSDMEFGGIKPKAFQRDEKSSKCLVYILVIMVIQGSILLVFASYFLRARTPGFEIGSVAVRNLKYGNSSAPSFNFTLVTQVTVENTNFGDFRFDNSTGSIWCGSEVVGLMKIPKGRAQARASERMKVSIQVSSVRLSDANNLASNMSYGLLELKSYVKLSGKVNIMNIMKRRRNPEMNCFMKLNLTGNTIQGLKCD, from the coding sequence ATGCAGGAAGATCCTCAAGCCAAGTCACTGGCACCCATTGAAGATCATCCAAGAAGCGACATGGAGTTTGGGGGTATTAAACCCAAAGCGTTCCAACGAGATGAAAAGAGCAGCAAATGTCTTGTTTACATTCTGGTTATCATGGTCATCCAGGGATCGATCCTTTTGGTATTCGCAAGCTATTTTTTACGTGCCCGAACGCCTGGTTTCGAGATCGGATCCGTCGCAGTTAGAAATCTCAAGTATGGTAATTCATCGGCTCCATCATTTAACTTCACGCTCGTGACCCAAGTCACCGTTGAGAACACCAATTTCGGAGATTTCAGGTTTGATAACAGTACGGGGAGTATTTGGTGTGGGTCTGAAGTTGTGGGGCTAATGAAAATACCTAAAGGGAGAGCTCAAGCTAGGGCAAGTGAGAGGATGAAGGTTTCTATACAAGTGAGCTCTGTCAGGTTATCTGATGCAAACAACTTAGCTAGTAACATGAGCTATGGATTGTTAGAGCTTAAAAGCTATGTTAAATTGAGCGGAAAAGTGAATATAATGAATATTATGAAGAGAAGAAGGAACCCTGAGATGAATTGCTTTATGAAACTTAATTTAACAGGGAACACCATACAGGGTTTAAAATGCGACTGA